Proteins found in one Paraburkholderia caballeronis genomic segment:
- a CDS encoding c-type cytochrome → MRKPLIRLIRQRARFAAVAALLPALYATHAWAGYGIGAPVTEAALAGWNIDVAPDGHGLPAGAGDVAHGKDVFAAKCAMCHGAMGQGGVGDPLVGGRGTLAADKPLKTVGSYWPYATTLFDYIRRAMPYNAPQSLSADDVYAVSAYLLYLNGVVPDSTRLDAKSLPKVKMPNRDGFVADPRPGAL, encoded by the coding sequence ATGCGTAAACCGCTTATCCGCCTTATCCGCCAACGGGCGCGCTTCGCCGCCGTTGCCGCCCTGCTCCCGGCGCTGTATGCGACGCACGCATGGGCGGGTTACGGCATCGGCGCGCCGGTCACCGAGGCGGCGCTCGCCGGCTGGAACATCGACGTCGCGCCGGACGGCCACGGGCTGCCCGCCGGGGCCGGCGACGTCGCGCACGGCAAGGACGTGTTCGCCGCGAAGTGCGCGATGTGCCACGGCGCGATGGGCCAGGGCGGCGTCGGCGACCCGCTCGTCGGCGGGCGCGGCACGCTCGCCGCCGACAAGCCGCTGAAGACGGTCGGCAGCTACTGGCCGTATGCGACGACGCTGTTCGACTACATCCGCCGCGCGATGCCGTACAACGCGCCGCAGTCGCTGTCCGCCGACGACGTGTATGCGGTCAGCGCGTATCTGCTGTATCTGAACGGCGTGGTGCCGGACTCGACGCGGCTCGACGCGAAGTCGCTGCCGAAGGTGAAGATGCCGAACCGCGACGGCTTCGTGGCGGACCCGCGGCCGGGCGCGCTGTAG
- a CDS encoding ABC transporter substrate-binding protein, giving the protein MKLRTLATWLVALTAAISGVAHADRLDDIRKAGVLRVATFDSNPPFGFVDPATNHIVGLDVDYAKALADKLGVKLELQPTNPANRIPFLTSRKVDLVLANFTITDERAKQVDFSIPYFSSGQQFLAKKGVLKSPDQINGLRIGVDKGTTNEIAVRDQFPQATLVAYDDTPFAFAALRTGNVQAITQDGPKLVGLLANVPDRQNYEIPAFSITKDYMGVGIPKGEPRLTSFVNDTLRGLEADGSAVTIYNRWFGPQTKTPLPRLFRIGDKV; this is encoded by the coding sequence ATGAAACTCAGGACTCTCGCTACGTGGCTCGTCGCATTGACGGCCGCGATCTCCGGCGTCGCGCACGCCGACCGCCTCGACGACATCCGGAAAGCCGGCGTGCTGCGCGTCGCGACGTTCGACAGCAACCCGCCGTTCGGTTTCGTCGATCCCGCGACGAACCACATCGTCGGCCTCGACGTCGATTATGCGAAGGCGCTCGCGGACAAGCTCGGCGTGAAGCTCGAACTGCAGCCGACGAACCCGGCGAACCGCATTCCGTTCCTCACGTCGAGGAAGGTCGATCTGGTGCTCGCGAACTTCACGATCACCGACGAACGCGCGAAGCAGGTCGATTTCAGCATCCCGTATTTCTCGTCGGGCCAGCAGTTCCTCGCGAAAAAAGGCGTGCTGAAGTCGCCGGACCAGATCAACGGGCTGCGCATCGGCGTCGACAAGGGCACGACGAACGAGATCGCGGTGCGCGACCAGTTCCCGCAGGCGACGCTCGTCGCGTACGACGACACCCCGTTCGCGTTCGCGGCGCTGCGCACGGGCAACGTGCAGGCGATCACCCAGGACGGCCCGAAGCTCGTCGGCCTGCTCGCGAACGTGCCGGATCGGCAGAACTACGAGATTCCGGCGTTCTCGATCACGAAGGACTACATGGGCGTCGGCATCCCGAAGGGCGAGCCGCGCCTGACCTCGTTCGTGAACGACACGCTGCGCGGCCTGGAAGCGGACGGCTCGGCGGTGACGATCTACAACCGCTGGTTCGGCCCGCAGACGAAAACGCCGCTGCCGCGCCTGTTCAGGATCGGCGACAAGGTCTGA
- a CDS encoding alpha/beta fold hydrolase, with the protein MRADVAQVVTPAATQRKRSTRRPRRPHSRSPDVSTAAGRSAATGRYSMRQQGEHSMSTITTQDGTSIFYRDWGAGRPVVFSHGWPLSGDAWDPQLQFMLLNGFRVIAHDRRGHGRSGQPSNGNDMDTYADDLAAVLDHLDVKDAMLVGHSTGGGEVAHYLGRHGSKRVAKAVLIGAVPPLMLKTEANPGGLPLDVFDGIRKGVADNRSQFYKDLAMPFFGFNRPGAKVSQGTIDAFWAQGMAGGIHGHYLCIREFSEVDYTDDLKKIDVPTLILHGDDDQIVPIDAAGRASAKIVKDATLKVYAGGAHGMCVVEADKVNADLLAFANS; encoded by the coding sequence ATCCGCGCGGACGTCGCGCAGGTCGTTACCCCAGCAGCGACGCAACGAAAGCGCAGCACGCGACGCCCGCGTCGCCCCCACTCCCGAAGTCCCGATGTTTCCACCGCCGCCGGCCGGTCCGCCGCGACTGGCCGGTATTCCATGCGTCAACAAGGAGAGCATTCGATGTCAACGATCACTACCCAGGATGGCACGTCGATCTTCTACCGCGACTGGGGCGCCGGCCGCCCGGTCGTGTTTTCGCACGGCTGGCCGCTGAGTGGAGATGCCTGGGATCCCCAACTTCAGTTCATGCTGCTGAACGGCTTTCGCGTGATCGCGCACGACCGGCGCGGACACGGCCGCTCGGGCCAGCCGTCGAACGGCAACGACATGGACACCTATGCGGACGATCTCGCCGCGGTGCTCGACCACCTCGACGTGAAGGACGCGATGCTGGTCGGCCACTCGACCGGCGGCGGCGAGGTCGCGCATTATCTGGGCCGCCACGGCTCGAAGCGCGTGGCGAAGGCGGTGCTGATCGGCGCGGTGCCGCCGCTGATGCTGAAGACCGAGGCGAACCCCGGCGGCCTGCCGCTCGACGTGTTCGACGGCATCCGCAAGGGCGTCGCGGACAACCGCTCGCAGTTCTACAAGGATCTCGCGATGCCGTTCTTCGGCTTCAACCGGCCGGGCGCGAAGGTGTCGCAAGGCACGATCGACGCGTTCTGGGCGCAGGGGATGGCCGGCGGCATCCATGGCCACTATCTGTGCATCCGCGAGTTCTCCGAGGTCGACTACACGGACGACCTGAAGAAGATCGACGTGCCGACGCTGATCCTGCACGGCGACGACGACCAGATCGTGCCGATCGACGCGGCGGGCCGCGCGTCCGCGAAGATCGTCAAGGACGCGACGCTGAAGGTCTATGCGGGCGGCGCGCACGGGATGTGCGTCGTCGAGGCCGACAAGGTGAACGCGGACCTGCTCGCGTTCGCGAACAGCTAG
- a CDS encoding amino acid ABC transporter permease yields MPWQLFVNNLPYLLVGPFPEGPLGGAALTLVLALTSAIVSGVLGLGLGVALALAGPFARVPLLLAIGFFRAIPVIMLIFWTYFLLPMIFHIDVPGLATVVCALSLIGGAYLAHSVHAGIRAVGDAQWQAGLSLGFTRFDALRYVVLPQAIRIMAPSFVNQWVSLVKDTSLAYIVGVGELSFVATQVNNRLMIYPIPIFLFVGFLYLVLCTALDRTAKYWLGRARRPAARTGALARAAGD; encoded by the coding sequence ATGCCCTGGCAACTGTTCGTCAACAACCTGCCGTACCTGCTGGTCGGCCCGTTCCCCGAAGGGCCGCTCGGCGGCGCGGCGCTGACGCTGGTGCTGGCGTTGACGTCCGCGATCGTGTCCGGCGTGCTCGGGCTCGGACTCGGCGTCGCGCTCGCGCTGGCCGGCCCGTTCGCCCGCGTGCCGCTGCTGCTCGCGATCGGCTTCTTCCGCGCGATTCCGGTGATCATGCTGATCTTCTGGACGTACTTCCTGCTGCCGATGATCTTCCACATCGACGTGCCGGGGCTCGCGACGGTCGTCTGCGCGCTGTCGCTGATCGGCGGCGCGTATCTCGCGCATTCGGTCCACGCGGGGATTCGCGCGGTCGGCGACGCGCAGTGGCAGGCCGGGCTGTCGCTCGGCTTCACGCGCTTCGACGCGCTGCGCTACGTGGTGCTGCCGCAGGCGATCCGGATCATGGCGCCGTCGTTCGTGAACCAGTGGGTGTCGCTCGTGAAGGACACGTCGCTCGCGTACATCGTCGGCGTGGGCGAACTGTCGTTCGTCGCGACCCAGGTGAACAACCGGCTGATGATCTATCCGATCCCGATCTTCCTGTTCGTCGGGTTCCTGTACCTCGTGCTGTGCACCGCGCTCGACCGCACCGCGAAATACTGGCTCGGCCGCGCGCGGCGGCCTGCCGCGCGGACCGGCGCGCTCGCGCGAGCCGCGGGCGATTGA
- a CDS encoding amino acid ABC transporter permease, producing MQDWLAPRYLLWLWQGFGVTVGLASCAGVAATFGGFVLALAGDARWRVARHAVAAYVVAFRNTPLLVQLLFWYFGAATLLPETAMQWLNAVHVIHVGGWSLRWPSFEFVAGFIGLACYTAAFVAEEFRAGIAGVPAGQRHAAFALGLTPLQTFRHVVLPQAVRISLPPLFGQYMNLVKNSSLTMAIGLAELSYASRQVETETFKTFEAFGVATVLYIGAVAVIEAVSHVLAHARDRSLARR from the coding sequence ATGCAGGATTGGCTCGCTCCCAGATATTTGCTGTGGCTGTGGCAGGGGTTCGGCGTCACGGTCGGCCTCGCGTCGTGCGCGGGGGTTGCCGCGACGTTCGGCGGCTTCGTGCTCGCGCTCGCCGGCGATGCGCGCTGGCGCGTCGCGCGCCATGCGGTCGCCGCGTATGTCGTCGCGTTTCGCAACACGCCGCTGCTCGTGCAACTGCTGTTCTGGTATTTCGGCGCGGCGACGCTGCTGCCCGAAACCGCGATGCAATGGCTCAACGCCGTGCACGTGATCCACGTCGGCGGCTGGTCGCTGCGCTGGCCGTCGTTCGAATTCGTCGCGGGGTTCATCGGCCTCGCGTGCTACACCGCCGCGTTCGTCGCGGAGGAGTTTCGCGCGGGGATCGCCGGGGTCCCGGCCGGGCAGCGGCACGCCGCGTTCGCGCTCGGGCTCACGCCGTTGCAGACGTTCCGCCACGTCGTGCTGCCGCAGGCGGTGCGCATCTCGCTGCCGCCGCTGTTCGGCCAGTACATGAACCTCGTGAAGAACTCGTCGCTGACGATGGCGATCGGGCTGGCGGAACTGTCGTATGCGTCGCGCCAGGTCGAGACCGAAACGTTCAAGACATTCGAGGCGTTCGGCGTCGCGACCGTGCTGTACATCGGCGCGGTCGCGGTGATCGAGGCCGTGTCGCACGTGCTCGCGCATGCGCGCGACCGTTCGCTCGCGAGGCGCTGA
- a CDS encoding FAD binding domain-containing protein, whose translation MIPRPFEYHAPNTLPEALALLGAHGDAAKLLAGGHSLLPMMKLRFAQPEHLIDLGKLSELKGIRDDGGTLWIGAMTTENELIWSTLLQEKCPLLVEGARQISDPQVRYRGTLGGDLSHGDPGNDHPALAIALDASFVLQGEHGERVLPADGFFVGTYATLMEPGEIMTGIRIPVPPAGTGYCYAKLKRKTGDFATAAAAVTLRIERGSVAHARIALTNVGDAAIHATDAEQALLGKPLDDAAITAAARLAMAACDPVADLRGDPDYKRAMAGEMTRRALRTAYDRAAH comes from the coding sequence GTGATCCCTCGTCCATTCGAATATCACGCGCCGAACACGCTGCCCGAGGCGCTCGCGCTGCTCGGCGCGCATGGCGACGCCGCCAAGCTGCTCGCCGGCGGACACAGCCTGCTGCCGATGATGAAGCTGCGTTTCGCGCAGCCCGAACACCTGATCGATCTCGGCAAGCTATCCGAACTGAAAGGCATCCGCGACGACGGCGGAACGCTGTGGATCGGCGCGATGACGACCGAGAACGAACTGATCTGGTCCACGCTGCTGCAGGAAAAATGCCCGCTGCTGGTCGAAGGCGCGCGGCAGATTTCCGACCCGCAGGTGCGCTATCGCGGCACGCTCGGCGGCGACCTCTCGCACGGCGACCCCGGCAACGACCATCCCGCGCTCGCGATCGCGCTCGACGCGTCGTTCGTGCTGCAAGGCGAGCACGGCGAACGCGTGCTGCCGGCGGACGGCTTTTTCGTCGGCACCTATGCGACGCTGATGGAGCCGGGCGAGATCATGACCGGCATCCGCATTCCGGTGCCGCCCGCCGGCACCGGTTATTGCTACGCGAAGCTCAAGCGCAAGACCGGCGACTTCGCGACCGCGGCGGCGGCCGTCACGCTGCGAATCGAACGGGGCAGCGTCGCGCACGCGCGGATTGCGCTGACCAATGTCGGCGACGCCGCGATCCATGCGACCGACGCCGAACAGGCGCTGCTCGGCAAGCCGCTCGACGACGCCGCGATCACGGCAGCGGCGCGGCTCGCGATGGCCGCCTGCGACCCGGTCGCCGACCTGCGCGGCGACCCGGACTACAAGCGCGCGATGGCCGGCGAGATGACGCGCCGCGCGTTGCGCACCGCGTATGACCGCGCGGCCCACTAG
- a CDS encoding PAS domain-containing transcriptional regulator: MKPFAPTVPTTPDARRAETFQHRLEQFNPGVVWLDAQGRVTAFNDVALQILGPAGEQSLGVAQDKLFGIDVVQLHPEKSRDKLRFLLQSRDAGGCPVKSPPPVAMMINIPDRILMIKVSGMADMRGACGTCMIFYDVTDLTTEPAAQTPAGDAATPRRLFKIPVYRKNRVILIDLKDIVRFQGDGHYTTIVTRDDRYLSNLSLADLELRLDSSIYLRVHRSHIVSLPYAVELVKSEESVNLVMDDAERTAVPVSRAKAAQLKELLGVI; the protein is encoded by the coding sequence ATGAAGCCGTTCGCGCCCACCGTCCCGACGACTCCCGACGCCCGCCGCGCCGAGACTTTCCAGCATCGTCTGGAGCAGTTCAACCCAGGGGTCGTGTGGCTCGACGCGCAGGGGCGCGTGACCGCATTCAACGACGTCGCATTGCAGATTCTCGGGCCGGCCGGCGAGCAGTCGCTCGGCGTCGCGCAGGACAAGCTGTTCGGCATCGACGTCGTGCAACTGCATCCGGAAAAGAGCCGCGACAAGCTGCGTTTCCTGCTGCAGTCGCGCGACGCGGGCGGCTGCCCGGTGAAGTCGCCGCCGCCGGTCGCGATGATGATCAACATCCCGGACCGCATCCTGATGATCAAGGTGTCCGGCATGGCGGACATGCGCGGCGCGTGCGGCACCTGCATGATCTTCTACGACGTGACCGACCTGACGACCGAACCGGCCGCGCAGACGCCGGCCGGCGACGCGGCGACGCCGCGGCGGCTCTTCAAGATTCCGGTGTACCGCAAGAACCGCGTGATCCTGATCGACCTGAAGGACATCGTGCGTTTCCAGGGCGACGGCCACTACACGACGATCGTCACGCGCGACGACCGTTACCTCTCGAACCTGTCGCTTGCGGACCTCGAACTGCGGCTCGACAGCAGCATTTATCTGCGCGTGCATCGCAGCCACATCGTCAGCCTGCCGTATGCGGTCGAACTCGTGAAGTCGGAAGAAAGCGTGAATCTCGTGATGGACGACGCGGAGCGCACCGCGGTGCCGGTCAGCCGCGCGAAAGCCGCTCAACTGAAGGAACTGCTCGGCGTGATCTGA
- a CDS encoding (2Fe-2S)-binding protein → MSNRTMVSFTLNGGQVDVVVEPRELLIHTLREKCQHTGPHIGCETSHCGACTVDFNGMSVKSCTLLTVQAEGAQVTTVEGLAQGGELHALQEGFMQEHGLQCGFCTPGMLMRAYRLLQENPNPTEEEIRYWMAGNLCRCTGYQNIVKAVQYASRKLRGEAPETSHPLIEAAATADAH, encoded by the coding sequence ATGAGCAACAGGACGATGGTGTCGTTCACGCTGAACGGCGGTCAGGTCGACGTGGTCGTCGAGCCGCGCGAACTGCTGATCCATACGCTGCGCGAGAAGTGCCAGCACACCGGCCCGCACATCGGCTGCGAGACGTCGCACTGCGGCGCGTGCACGGTCGATTTCAACGGCATGTCGGTGAAATCGTGCACGCTGCTGACCGTGCAGGCCGAAGGCGCGCAGGTGACGACGGTCGAAGGGCTCGCGCAGGGCGGCGAACTGCACGCGCTGCAGGAAGGCTTCATGCAGGAACACGGGTTGCAGTGCGGCTTCTGTACGCCGGGCATGCTGATGCGCGCATATCGGCTGCTACAGGAAAACCCCAACCCGACCGAAGAGGAAATCCGCTACTGGATGGCGGGGAACCTGTGCCGCTGCACCGGCTACCAGAACATCGTGAAGGCCGTGCAATACGCGTCGCGCAAGCTGCGCGGCGAAGCGCCCGAGACCTCGCATCCGCTGATCGAAGCGGCCGCGACGGCCGATGCGCACTGA
- the soxC gene encoding sulfite dehydrogenase, whose product MLGGLAGGALLAPALKPALAAAADPRATLLSPEPWTLTPGEPLLASPYGLPAQAEHDVIRRAARPPALPGSGSSMTPLADLVGSITPNGLVYERHHAGVPKIDPDQHRLAVHGLVKQPLLFTIDDLLRLPSESRVHFLECSGNTGSEWRGPSGLPIQYTHGLLSCCEWTGVRLSTLLDETGIAPSAQWLLAEGADGAAMTRSLPLDRILERALVVYAQNGERLRPENGYPLRLFVPGFEGNTHVKWLRRLKLIRAPEMTREETSKYTSLLPDGCARQFVFEMDAKSVITRPSPGHRLTTRGYYAISGLAWSGRGRIERVEVSADGGRTWRAARLAGPVHDRALTRFEADWQWDGGPAQLQSRATDETGYVQPTREALVAARGVNTMYHYNGIQSWRVGADGEVRNA is encoded by the coding sequence ATGCTCGGCGGCCTCGCGGGCGGCGCGCTGCTCGCGCCCGCGTTGAAACCCGCGCTCGCAGCGGCCGCCGATCCGCGCGCCACGCTGCTCTCCCCCGAACCGTGGACGCTGACGCCCGGCGAGCCGCTGCTCGCGTCGCCGTACGGCTTGCCCGCGCAGGCCGAGCACGACGTAATCCGCCGCGCCGCGCGTCCGCCCGCGCTGCCCGGCTCCGGCTCGTCGATGACGCCGCTCGCGGACCTCGTCGGCAGCATCACGCCGAACGGCCTCGTGTACGAGCGGCATCACGCGGGCGTGCCGAAGATCGACCCGGACCAGCACCGGCTCGCGGTTCACGGCCTCGTGAAGCAGCCGCTGCTGTTCACGATCGACGACTTGCTGCGGCTGCCGTCCGAATCGCGCGTGCATTTCCTCGAATGCTCGGGCAACACCGGCAGCGAATGGCGCGGGCCGAGCGGCCTGCCGATCCAGTACACGCACGGGCTGCTGTCGTGCTGCGAATGGACCGGCGTGCGGCTGTCGACGCTGCTCGACGAAACCGGCATCGCTCCGTCCGCGCAATGGCTGCTGGCCGAGGGCGCGGACGGCGCGGCGATGACGCGCAGCCTGCCGCTCGACCGCATCCTCGAACGCGCGCTCGTCGTCTATGCGCAGAACGGCGAGCGGCTGCGGCCCGAGAACGGTTATCCGCTGCGGCTCTTCGTGCCGGGCTTCGAAGGCAACACGCATGTGAAGTGGCTGCGGCGTCTGAAGCTGATCCGCGCGCCGGAGATGACGCGCGAGGAAACGTCGAAATACACGAGCCTGCTGCCCGACGGCTGCGCGCGGCAGTTCGTGTTCGAGATGGACGCGAAGTCGGTCATCACGCGGCCGTCGCCGGGCCACCGGCTGACGACGCGCGGTTATTACGCGATCAGCGGGCTCGCATGGTCCGGGCGTGGCAGGATCGAGCGCGTGGAGGTGTCCGCGGACGGCGGCCGCACGTGGCGCGCCGCGCGTCTCGCCGGCCCGGTCCACGACCGCGCGCTGACGCGCTTCGAAGCGGACTGGCAATGGGACGGCGGCCCGGCGCAACTGCAAAGCCGCGCGACCGACGAGACCGGCTACGTGCAGCCAACCCGCGAGGCGCTGGTCGCCGCGCGCGGCGTGAACACGATGTACCACTACAACGGCATCCAGAGCTGGCGTGTCGGCGCCGATGGCGAGGTGCGCAATGCGTAA
- a CDS encoding aerobic carbon-monoxide dehydrogenase large subunit → MGNLDANLAPNLERLAALEGMGCSRKRREDPRFIQGKGTYVDDVKMPGMLFGVMVRSPYAHARIRRIDKSRALAFPGVHAVLTADDLKPLKLHWMPTLAGDVQAVLADEKVCFQNQEVAFVVANDRYVAADAAELVEVEYEELPAVVDPFAALEPDAPVIRDDIRDKDTGAHGKRRHPNHIFTWTMGDRDKTDRMFETADVTVRQDMLYPRVHPCPLETCGCVASFDKVRGDLTVYITSQAPHVVRTVVGLLSSIPESKIRIISPDIGGGFGNKVGVYPGYVTSIVASIVLGRPVKWIESRNENLSSTAFARDYHMTGELAADNDGRIKALRVNVVADHGAFDACADPTKWPAGMFHVCTGSYAIPNAFVSVDGVYTNKFPGGVAYRCSFRVTEAVYLIERMMDVLAQKLGIDKAELRLRNFIRKEQFPYTTPLGLEYDSGDYEPALRKVLAAVDYDGLRAEQAQRRMDPDAEWLMGIGVVNFTEIVGAGPSKMCDILGVGMFDSCEIRVHPDGSAIARMGTITQGQGHQTTYAQIIASEAGIPASQIAVEEGDTSTAPYGLGTYGSRSTPVAGAAVARASRKIREKARRIAAHLLEASPDDVEFDLDRFVLKGAPDQFKTVKEVAWAAYNNVPEGLEMGLEAVDYYDPPNFTFPFGAYVCVLDVNRYTGEIRVRRFYALDDCGTRINPMIIEGQIHGGLTEGFAVALGQELPYDESGNLLGATLLDYFVPTAVETPHWETDYTVTPSPHHPIGAKGVAESPHVGSIPCFTSAVVDAFAHLGVTHMNMPHNAYRVWQQCRELGLARA, encoded by the coding sequence ATGGGCAATCTCGACGCCAATCTTGCACCGAATCTCGAACGCCTGGCCGCGCTCGAAGGCATGGGCTGCTCGCGCAAGCGCCGCGAGGACCCGCGTTTCATCCAGGGCAAGGGCACCTACGTCGACGACGTGAAAATGCCGGGCATGCTGTTCGGCGTGATGGTGCGCAGCCCGTATGCACACGCGCGGATCAGGCGCATCGACAAGTCGCGCGCGCTCGCGTTTCCGGGCGTGCACGCGGTGCTCACCGCCGACGACCTGAAACCGCTGAAGCTGCACTGGATGCCGACGCTCGCCGGCGACGTGCAGGCGGTGCTCGCGGACGAAAAGGTCTGCTTCCAGAACCAGGAAGTCGCGTTCGTCGTCGCGAACGACCGCTACGTGGCCGCCGACGCGGCCGAACTCGTCGAGGTCGAATACGAGGAACTGCCGGCCGTCGTCGATCCGTTCGCCGCGCTCGAACCGGATGCGCCGGTGATCCGCGACGACATCCGCGACAAGGACACCGGCGCGCATGGCAAGCGCCGCCATCCGAACCACATCTTCACGTGGACGATGGGCGACCGCGACAAGACCGACCGGATGTTCGAGACGGCCGACGTGACCGTCAGGCAGGACATGCTGTATCCGCGCGTGCATCCGTGTCCGCTCGAAACCTGCGGCTGCGTCGCGTCGTTCGACAAGGTGCGCGGCGACCTGACCGTGTACATCACGTCGCAGGCGCCGCACGTCGTGCGCACCGTGGTCGGGCTGCTGTCGTCGATTCCCGAATCGAAGATCCGCATCATCTCGCCGGACATCGGCGGCGGTTTCGGCAACAAGGTCGGCGTATATCCGGGTTACGTGACGTCGATCGTCGCGTCGATCGTGCTCGGGCGGCCGGTCAAGTGGATCGAGTCGCGCAACGAGAACCTGTCCAGCACCGCGTTCGCGCGCGACTATCACATGACCGGCGAACTCGCCGCCGACAACGACGGCCGCATCAAGGCGCTGCGCGTGAACGTGGTCGCCGACCACGGCGCGTTCGACGCGTGCGCGGACCCGACGAAGTGGCCGGCCGGCATGTTCCATGTGTGCACCGGCTCGTATGCGATCCCGAACGCGTTCGTGTCGGTGGACGGCGTGTACACGAACAAGTTTCCGGGCGGCGTCGCGTACCGCTGCTCGTTCCGCGTGACCGAGGCGGTGTATCTGATCGAGCGGATGATGGACGTGCTCGCGCAGAAGCTCGGCATCGACAAGGCGGAACTGCGGCTGCGCAACTTCATCCGCAAGGAGCAGTTCCCGTACACGACGCCGCTCGGCCTCGAATACGACTCCGGCGACTACGAACCCGCGCTGCGCAAGGTGCTCGCGGCGGTCGACTACGACGGGCTGCGCGCGGAGCAGGCGCAGCGCCGCATGGACCCGGACGCCGAATGGCTGATGGGGATCGGCGTCGTGAACTTCACCGAGATCGTCGGCGCGGGGCCGTCGAAGATGTGCGACATCCTCGGCGTGGGCATGTTCGATTCGTGCGAGATCCGCGTGCATCCGGACGGCTCCGCGATCGCGCGGATGGGCACGATCACCCAGGGGCAAGGCCACCAGACCACCTATGCGCAGATCATCGCGTCGGAGGCCGGCATTCCCGCGTCGCAGATCGCGGTCGAGGAGGGCGACACGTCCACCGCGCCGTACGGGCTCGGCACCTACGGGTCGCGCTCGACGCCGGTGGCCGGCGCGGCCGTCGCGCGCGCGTCGCGCAAGATCCGCGAGAAGGCGCGCAGGATCGCCGCGCATCTGCTCGAAGCGAGCCCCGACGACGTCGAATTCGATCTGGACCGCTTCGTGCTGAAGGGCGCGCCGGACCAGTTCAAGACCGTGAAGGAAGTGGCGTGGGCCGCGTACAACAACGTGCCCGAAGGTCTTGAAATGGGCCTCGAAGCGGTCGACTACTACGACCCGCCGAACTTCACGTTCCCGTTCGGCGCGTATGTGTGCGTGCTCGACGTGAACCGCTACACCGGCGAGATCCGCGTGCGCCGCTTCTACGCGCTCGACGACTGCGGCACGCGGATCAACCCGATGATCATCGAGGGACAGATTCACGGCGGGCTGACCGAGGGTTTCGCGGTCGCGCTCGGCCAGGAACTGCCGTACGATGAATCAGGCAACCTGCTCGGCGCAACGCTGCTCGACTACTTCGTGCCGACCGCCGTCGAAACCCCGCACTGGGAGACCGACTACACGGTGACGCCGTCGCCGCATCATCCGATCGGCGCGAAGGGCGTCGCGGAATCGCCGCACGTCGGCTCGATTCCGTGCTTCACGTCCGCCGTCGTCGATGCGTTCGCGCACCTCGGCGTCACGCACATGAACATGCCGCACAACGCGTATCGGGTGTGGCAGCAATGCCGCGAGCTGGGCCTCGCGCGGGCCTGA
- a CDS encoding YnfA family protein: MKTLLLFVATALAEIVGCYLPYRWLREGASFWLLVPAAVSLALFAWLLTLHPSAAGRTYAAYGGVYICVAIFWLWAVESIRPTGWDLAGIAFALTGMALIAFQPR; the protein is encoded by the coding sequence ATGAAGACCTTGCTGCTGTTCGTCGCCACCGCGCTTGCCGAGATCGTCGGCTGTTATCTGCCGTACCGCTGGTTGCGCGAGGGCGCGAGTTTCTGGCTGCTGGTTCCGGCCGCCGTATCGCTCGCGCTGTTCGCGTGGCTGCTCACGCTGCACCCGAGCGCCGCCGGGCGCACCTACGCCGCGTATGGCGGCGTGTACATCTGCGTCGCGATCTTCTGGCTGTGGGCGGTCGAATCGATCCGGCCGACCGGCTGGGATCTCGCCGGCATCGCGTTCGCGCTGACCGGCATGGCGCTGATCGCGTTCCAGCCGCGCTGA
- a CDS encoding thioesterase family protein produces MARIHLQFPEDQYCYSTHLTVRITDINFANHLGNDSMISMISEARARFLYDSGVEEQPDSRTGIIVTDLATTYRAEAHARDQLLFEVGLMDFNRYGGDIIFRITRPADGVLVAMAKSGFVFFDYGAKKVVPMPETFSSRFPRVNWVG; encoded by the coding sequence ATGGCCCGCATCCACCTGCAGTTCCCCGAAGACCAGTATTGCTACTCGACGCACCTGACCGTGCGGATCACCGACATCAACTTCGCGAATCATCTGGGCAACGACTCGATGATCTCGATGATTTCGGAGGCGCGCGCCCGTTTCCTGTACGACTCGGGCGTCGAGGAGCAGCCGGATTCGCGCACCGGCATCATCGTCACCGATCTCGCGACGACCTATCGCGCGGAAGCGCATGCGCGCGACCAGTTGCTGTTCGAGGTCGGGCTGATGGACTTCAACCGCTACGGCGGCGACATCATCTTCCGCATCACGCGGCCGGCCGACGGCGTGCTCGTCGCGATGGCGAAGTCGGGTTTCGTGTTCTTCGACTACGGCGCGAAGAAGGTCGTGCCGATGCCCGAGACGTTCAGCAGCCGGTTTCCGCGCGTGAACTGGGTCGGTTGA